A stretch of Ferribacterium limneticum DNA encodes these proteins:
- a CDS encoding TonB C-terminal domain-containing protein has protein sequence MSPAETGTTPRLPGSAMAAVGPNQQALRRMRLQRLRLAFALLLSTLFHALLLSLTLFGDEFGLPGLAFPWQVRRIEVPNLQVVLAPAPVIPPEPASPPEPPPLPQPLPEASNEQPAATGELVVIFKVPEVTPEPSPAPPAPATESRSDPTAKASSRPADATRKELVQASPVEPPAPKPFPAVIALEQSKKNDFVVPAAPPEPPPVQSTTSAHADGETQSEIEPPALEPIVEKTTPTESARQEAERQESARQAAAKEEATRAEAARREAEQQENARQAAAREEAALAEAARREAEQQEKARQAAAKAESARVEAARRETERHENARQAAVKEEATRAEIARREAERREIARLAAINEETARAEAARREAERQEKARQAAAKEEAARADAARREAERQEAARQAAAKEEAARAEAARREAERQEAARQAAAKEEAARAEAARREAERQEAARQAAVKDEAARAESAKREAERREAARQAAAKEDAARAEAARREAERQEAARQAAAKEDAARAEAARREAERQEAARQAAAKEEAARAEAARREAERQEAARQATAKEEAARADAARREAERQEAARQAAAKEEAARADAARREAERQESARQAAAREEATRAEEKREQDARRDAARRAMGRQLDEEAARRAAAEEARQRSPSSSLFRRGRLFGRTDTNAELVWYAEAWARKIHLNMGFDIVREAARQTHTDPMVTVAIRRDGSVESISFVRSSGVPAIDDAVRRIIESHAPYQPFQPGLARDYDVIEIRRTWHFDSAIRLY, from the coding sequence TTGAGTCCGGCAGAGACCGGCACGACGCCACGCTTGCCGGGATCGGCAATGGCAGCCGTCGGCCCCAACCAGCAAGCACTTCGCCGGATGCGCCTCCAGCGCCTGCGGCTCGCCTTTGCCCTGCTGCTATCGACGCTGTTCCATGCCCTGCTGCTCAGCCTCACCCTGTTTGGTGACGAATTCGGGCTACCCGGCCTGGCCTTCCCCTGGCAGGTTCGGCGAATCGAAGTTCCCAATCTGCAAGTCGTGCTCGCCCCGGCGCCGGTCATCCCCCCGGAACCCGCCAGCCCCCCGGAACCCCCGCCGCTACCCCAGCCGCTACCTGAAGCCTCGAACGAGCAACCCGCCGCCACAGGCGAACTGGTGGTGATATTCAAAGTCCCCGAGGTCACCCCGGAACCATCCCCGGCACCGCCAGCCCCGGCGACCGAGTCCCGGAGTGACCCGACAGCGAAGGCCTCTTCAAGGCCAGCGGATGCAACCCGCAAAGAACTCGTGCAGGCATCTCCGGTCGAGCCGCCCGCGCCAAAGCCGTTCCCGGCAGTCATCGCGCTGGAGCAGTCGAAAAAAAACGATTTCGTCGTGCCCGCTGCCCCGCCGGAACCACCACCTGTCCAATCGACAACGTCAGCCCATGCCGACGGTGAAACCCAGTCCGAAATCGAGCCTCCCGCGCTGGAGCCAATCGTCGAGAAAACCACGCCGACTGAATCGGCGCGACAGGAAGCCGAGCGGCAGGAAAGTGCCCGACAGGCAGCCGCCAAGGAAGAAGCTACGCGCGCGGAAGCAGCACGACGCGAGGCCGAGCAGCAGGAAAACGCCCGACAAGCCGCCGCCAGGGAGGAAGCAGCGCTGGCTGAAGCGGCCAGGCGCGAAGCCGAACAACAAGAAAAGGCTCGACAGGCCGCTGCAAAAGCGGAATCGGCGCGCGTTGAAGCAGCACGACGCGAGACTGAAAGACATGAGAACGCCCGGCAGGCGGCCGTCAAGGAGGAAGCGACACGAGCAGAAATAGCGCGCCGGGAAGCCGAACGCAGGGAGATTGCTCGACTGGCTGCAATCAACGAGGAAACGGCACGAGCCGAAGCTGCCCGACGTGAAGCCGAGCGCCAGGAGAAGGCTCGACAGGCCGCCGCTAAGGAAGAAGCTGCTCGCGCTGATGCCGCCCGGCGCGAAGCCGAGCGCCAGGAAGCAGCTCGACAAGCCGCCGCCAAGGAGGAAGCCGCACGAGCCGAAGCTGCCCGACGTGAAGCCGAGCGCCAGGAAGCAGCCCGACAAGCCGCCGCCAAGGAGGAAGCCGCACGGGCCGAAGCCGCCCGACGCGAAGCCGAGCGACAGGAAGCAGCCCGACAAGCCGCTGTCAAGGATGAAGCAGCACGGGCTGAATCGGCTAAACGTGAAGCCGAGCGTCGGGAAGCAGCTCGACAAGCAGCAGCCAAGGAAGATGCCGCACGAGCCGAAGCAGCCCGGCGCGAAGCCGAGCGCCAGGAAGCAGCTCGACAAGCAGCGGCCAAGGAAGATGCCGCACGAGCCGAAGCAGCCCGGCGCGAAGCCGAGCGCCAGGAAGCAGCCCGACAAGCTGCAGCCAAGGAGGAAGCCGCACGAGCCGAAGCCGCCAGGCGCGAAGCAGAGCGACAGGAAGCAGCCCGACAGGCCACCGCCAAGGAAGAAGCTGCTCGCGCTGATGCCGCCAGACGCGAAGCCGAGCGCCAGGAAGCAGCCCGACAGGCCGCCGCCAAGGAAGAAGCTGCTCGCGCTGATGCCGCACGACGCGAAGCCGAGCGCCAGGAAAGTGCCCGGCAAGCCGCAGCCAGAGAGGAAGCCACGAGGGCCGAGGAAAAACGCGAGCAGGATGCAAGGCGCGATGCCGCGCGTCGGGCGATGGGACGGCAGCTGGACGAGGAAGCAGCGCGCCGCGCGGCCGCCGAGGAGGCCCGGCAGCGATCACCGTCGTCAAGCCTCTTCCGCCGCGGCAGGCTGTTCGGGCGCACTGACACCAACGCAGAACTCGTCTGGTACGCCGAAGCCTGGGCCCGGAAGATCCATCTGAACATGGGCTTCGACATAGTCCGTGAAGCAGCCAGGCAAACCCACACCGACCCAATGGTGACGGTAGCGATTCGAAGAGATGGCTCGGTGGAGTCGATTAGCTTTGTCCGCTCCAGCGGCGTGCCGGCCATAGACGATGCCGTACGCCGCATCATCGAGTCCCATGCCCCGTACCAGCCTTTCCAGCCGGGGCTTGCCCGCGACTACGACGTGATCGAAATCCGCCGGACCTGGCATTTCGACTCAGCCATTCGATTGTATTGA
- a CDS encoding acyl carrier protein, which produces MSQQQERIRTAVLAIVKRLAPEIDPARIIADKPLRTQIDLDSMDWLNVLASIHEKLGVDIPETDYGKVQTLDGIVAYLAGKIPAASLE; this is translated from the coding sequence ATGAGTCAGCAGCAAGAACGAATCCGCACGGCCGTGCTCGCCATCGTCAAGCGCCTGGCCCCGGAAATCGATCCGGCCAGGATCATCGCCGACAAACCCCTGCGCACCCAGATCGACCTCGATTCCATGGACTGGCTCAACGTGCTGGCGAGCATCCACGAGAAGCTGGGCGTCGATATCCCGGAAACCGACTACGGCAAGGTCCAGACGCTGGATGGCATCGTTGCCTACCTGGCCGGGAAAATCCCCGCCGCTTCGCTGGAGTAA
- the acsA gene encoding acetate--CoA ligase — MKPVLIRKQSADARTAGDQAGDAAFSWADIGRELGVAPDGEINIAQLAVDRHAHSAHAEKTAFRFLGADGSARDISYRELAELTDRFGNALKSLGVVKGDRVFVLCGRICELYVAVLGALKIGAVVSPLFQSFGPEPIRSRIAQAAGKVLVTTASAYQRKVAALRPELPSLQHVLLVDDIGAGAFADTLDLHALLGAAPDTPALVPTSPEDPALLHFTSGTTGLPKGAIHVHGAVLTHYATARTALDLRPDDVFWCTADPGWVTGTSYGIIAPLLLGVTSIVDEADFDPLRWIHLLENERVNVWYTAPTAIRLLMKAGHELFAGHRFPDLRFIASVGEALNPEAVCWGLEAFGRPIHDNWWQSETGGIMIANTAALDIKPGSMGRPLPGIAAHVVRHQAGEPVTVIEVPDTVGELALETGWPSMFRGYLNQPERYRECFAGNLYLTGDLVRRDADGYFWFVGRSDDVIKSSGHLIGSFEVESVLMEHPAVAEAGVIGKPDALAGEVIKAFVVLKQPIEPSEELRLELMAHARRRLGAAVAPKEIAFVPALPHTRSGKIMRRLLKARELGLPEGDSSTLEQAEAQREKK; from the coding sequence ATGAAGCCGGTGTTAATTAGGAAACAGTCTGCTGATGCGCGTACAGCCGGTGACCAGGCTGGCGATGCTGCGTTCTCCTGGGCAGACATTGGTCGTGAACTTGGCGTCGCCCCCGATGGCGAGATCAACATTGCCCAGTTGGCTGTGGACCGCCACGCCCATTCGGCCCATGCCGAGAAAACCGCCTTCCGTTTTCTGGGAGCCGATGGCAGCGCCCGCGACATCAGCTATCGCGAACTCGCCGAGCTGACTGACCGTTTTGGCAACGCCCTCAAGTCGCTAGGCGTGGTGAAAGGCGACCGCGTTTTTGTGCTCTGCGGCCGCATCTGCGAGTTGTACGTCGCCGTGCTCGGCGCGCTCAAGATCGGCGCTGTCGTTTCACCGCTTTTTCAGTCCTTCGGCCCCGAGCCGATTCGCAGCCGCATTGCCCAGGCTGCCGGCAAGGTGCTGGTCACCACGGCCAGCGCCTATCAGCGCAAGGTCGCGGCACTTCGCCCGGAACTCCCCTCGCTCCAGCATGTTCTGCTAGTTGATGACATCGGCGCCGGCGCATTTGCGGATACGCTGGACCTGCACGCCCTGCTCGGCGCCGCCCCCGACACCCCGGCGCTCGTGCCGACCAGCCCGGAAGACCCGGCCCTGCTGCATTTCACCAGTGGCACGACCGGCCTGCCGAAGGGCGCCATCCACGTCCATGGTGCCGTGCTGACCCACTACGCCACAGCGCGAACCGCCCTCGATCTGCGGCCGGACGACGTGTTCTGGTGCACGGCTGATCCGGGCTGGGTGACGGGCACCTCTTACGGCATCATCGCCCCGCTGTTGCTGGGCGTGACGAGCATCGTCGATGAGGCCGATTTCGACCCGCTGCGCTGGATTCACCTTCTCGAAAACGAGCGGGTCAATGTCTGGTACACGGCACCGACGGCGATCCGGTTGCTCATGAAAGCCGGACACGAACTCTTTGCCGGCCACCGTTTTCCCGACTTGCGCTTCATTGCCAGCGTCGGCGAGGCGCTCAACCCGGAAGCGGTGTGCTGGGGCCTGGAAGCCTTCGGCCGGCCGATCCACGACAACTGGTGGCAGAGCGAAACCGGCGGCATCATGATCGCCAACACCGCCGCGCTGGACATCAAGCCCGGCTCGATGGGCCGCCCGCTGCCGGGCATTGCCGCCCATGTCGTTCGCCATCAGGCGGGCGAACCGGTTACGGTGATCGAGGTACCCGACACGGTCGGCGAACTGGCGCTGGAAACCGGCTGGCCATCGATGTTTCGCGGCTATCTGAACCAGCCTGAGCGTTACCGCGAGTGCTTTGCCGGCAATCTCTACCTGACCGGCGATCTGGTGCGGCGCGATGCCGACGGCTACTTCTGGTTCGTCGGCCGCAGCGACGATGTGATCAAGTCGTCCGGCCATCTGATCGGCTCGTTCGAGGTGGAAAGCGTGTTGATGGAACACCCGGCGGTCGCCGAGGCGGGCGTCATCGGCAAGCCGGATGCGCTGGCCGGCGAGGTGATCAAGGCCTTCGTCGTCCTCAAGCAGCCCATCGAGCCGAGCGAAGAGCTGCGCCTCGAATTGATGGCCCACGCCCGTCGGCGTCTCGGGGCGGCGGTGGCGCCGAAGGAAATTGCATTCGTGCCGGCCCTGCCACATACTCGAAGTGGAAAAATCATGCGCCGGCTGCTCAAGGCAAGGGAACTCGGACTGCCCGAAGGCGACAGTTCGACGCTGGAACAAGCCGAGGCGCAGCGGGAGAAAAAATGA
- a CDS encoding GNAT family N-acetyltransferase — protein MADYPAELVRNRFLFDGSPVTIRPIRADDKPMEQDFVQHLSADSRYKRFMSTLKELPPGKLKYLTEIDYVRHLALVAIIQRDGQNVEIGVARYVAGPSGDECEFAIAIDDEWQGSGVAGILMLSLIDAARTRGMKTMEAFILSSNDKMIKFARQLGFEVRRDADDPGMMHAVRTL, from the coding sequence GTGGCCGACTATCCAGCCGAACTCGTCCGCAACCGTTTTCTGTTCGACGGCAGCCCGGTCACCATCCGCCCGATCCGCGCCGACGACAAGCCGATGGAACAGGATTTCGTCCAGCATCTTTCGGCCGATTCGCGCTACAAGCGCTTCATGTCCACGCTCAAGGAACTGCCGCCGGGCAAACTGAAGTACCTGACCGAGATCGACTACGTGCGGCATCTGGCGCTGGTCGCCATCATCCAGCGCGATGGGCAGAACGTCGAGATCGGCGTGGCGCGCTATGTGGCCGGCCCGAGCGGCGACGAATGCGAGTTCGCCATTGCCATCGACGATGAATGGCAGGGCAGCGGCGTGGCCGGCATTCTGATGCTGTCGCTGATTGACGCGGCCCGCACGCGCGGCATGAAAACGATGGAGGCTTTCATCCTTTCCTCCAACGACAAGATGATCAAATTCGCCCGCCAGCTCGGTTTCGAAGTCAGGCGCGACGCCGACGACCCGGGCATGATGCACGCGGTGCGGACGCTGTAG
- a CDS encoding KAP family NTPase → MTASKPVMKMPELLVFARLLATGFVGAEVWCVAFILGANFAPTLSDISLWAQIVGMLIGTLICLTYAAKRGALFAAARMVSSFRIDLLIAIGIGIWSNELASPWLDKVHAALKNADPQWAPALFLLLCAVLLSPLIQQYWPKPKRTPPQMFFIADEEIGDEKEDLLASKAQAKSFAETVLASGAHPGLVFGVDGPWGIGKTSFINLAERYWARAEDSTIVCRFEPLRYASEPDLADRLIRDLTAAIQRKVFAPEFRPAASRYSRLIKGKADVSFLGFKLSLEPSQETVDELLDDIDEVLRRIGRRVIIVIDDLDRLDAKTTNNVLFATRRTFKLSQATYVLCYDTEILAGSKEEGSRAREFLEKFVTVKLSLFVDSSSIRDFLRRDWQRAENELGSIPSDTMVKLGAVLNVLADILDSELAAKYLPLVGNFRKVKRFVNAMLLMQIEKSNLGRTDFNKRDLINLVLLHLNYPGLFRRIYAEETEGRCGTFSVRREYEESEFKFKNSADFSTLVVEQEETAGFLLTQLFDITALELSDRSDVDEAVLASRACFNQDSFRNLEGYLKLIVRFATPEPQDTFVLYQEAVERVLKGASIASILTSPDFLLEYAHDQFWRVLVNQSHDFTRTVAEDAIETLIDYLPRYSAIKNDDRGLRQRSIYSLLRLLDRAGWGRTSGRRLPNTAENVIEIAWRIFGEHPYEGKGILQRLVGSDRGVLGWNDLMIFRLQCSADRQGQLYNLHTALIVHQHRDAATAGLVNDLALMGMRGLSQAVFSLFKRTYIDSQRNFLSEVSDAPAEAFLGEATSQIGQQVLMDDQSERDAASLAQRVSSVRSAVKSFVIYQLSNPLPPRGSGVGCGFYDECGAGDGGGIARLMNEYVFGVCFNPDFHEDNVFLFLDHCLSHLSNSFFSGGEEEGFFASKAELPGGLDPKVMGRYWSQHQELIRQLVQHVEARHVITSSYVATYSEDLAGVFAELDKLADEATAVGKESGKLLQTPS, encoded by the coding sequence ATGACAGCTTCCAAGCCAGTGATGAAGATGCCCGAATTGCTGGTCTTTGCGAGGTTGCTCGCTACTGGCTTCGTAGGCGCAGAAGTTTGGTGTGTCGCCTTTATTCTTGGTGCGAACTTCGCTCCGACATTGTCTGATATATCCCTATGGGCGCAGATCGTCGGGATGTTAATCGGAACACTGATATGTCTGACATACGCAGCCAAGCGGGGAGCACTTTTCGCCGCCGCACGAATGGTCAGCAGTTTTCGTATCGATCTGCTGATCGCCATCGGTATCGGCATCTGGTCAAACGAACTAGCCTCACCTTGGCTAGACAAGGTCCACGCTGCGCTCAAGAATGCTGATCCTCAGTGGGCGCCTGCGCTCTTTCTTCTCCTTTGCGCTGTGCTGCTGTCGCCACTGATTCAGCAGTACTGGCCAAAACCCAAAAGAACGCCGCCTCAGATGTTCTTCATTGCGGATGAGGAAATCGGAGACGAGAAAGAAGATCTTCTTGCGAGCAAGGCTCAAGCCAAATCGTTCGCGGAAACTGTTCTCGCCAGTGGAGCCCACCCTGGACTTGTTTTTGGAGTCGATGGACCGTGGGGAATTGGTAAGACAAGCTTTATCAATCTCGCTGAGCGTTACTGGGCAAGAGCAGAAGACAGCACCATTGTTTGTAGATTCGAACCCCTTCGGTATGCATCAGAGCCAGACCTGGCGGATCGCCTGATTCGCGATTTGACCGCGGCGATTCAGCGAAAGGTCTTCGCACCAGAATTTCGGCCAGCCGCATCGCGGTACTCCCGGCTTATAAAGGGCAAGGCAGACGTGTCGTTCCTTGGGTTCAAACTTTCTTTGGAACCGTCGCAGGAGACCGTTGATGAATTACTTGACGATATCGATGAGGTCCTGAGGCGGATCGGCCGTCGCGTAATCATCGTCATCGACGATCTGGATCGATTGGATGCGAAGACAACCAACAACGTTCTGTTTGCAACGCGACGGACGTTCAAGCTCTCTCAGGCTACCTACGTCCTCTGCTACGACACTGAAATACTCGCAGGAAGCAAGGAGGAAGGTTCAAGGGCGCGTGAGTTCCTTGAGAAATTTGTGACAGTCAAGCTGAGCTTATTTGTCGACAGCTCCAGTATTCGGGACTTCTTGCGGAGAGATTGGCAACGAGCTGAAAACGAATTGGGCTCGATTCCTTCCGATACGATGGTAAAGCTCGGCGCCGTGCTCAACGTGTTGGCGGATATTCTCGACAGTGAGTTGGCAGCGAAGTACTTGCCCCTTGTTGGTAACTTTCGCAAGGTAAAGCGCTTCGTCAACGCCATGCTGCTCATGCAAATTGAGAAGAGCAACTTAGGTCGGACGGACTTTAATAAGCGCGACCTCATCAACCTCGTGCTTTTACACTTGAACTATCCGGGATTGTTCAGGCGTATCTATGCGGAAGAGACGGAAGGGCGTTGCGGGACCTTCTCGGTGCGTCGCGAATACGAAGAGAGCGAGTTCAAGTTCAAAAACTCGGCTGATTTCTCAACCTTGGTGGTAGAACAAGAAGAAACTGCTGGGTTCCTTTTGACTCAACTCTTCGACATAACAGCGCTGGAGCTTAGTGATCGAAGTGATGTCGATGAGGCGGTCTTGGCATCACGTGCTTGCTTCAATCAGGACTCCTTCAGGAATCTGGAGGGGTACCTCAAGCTCATTGTACGATTCGCCACACCGGAACCGCAGGATACATTTGTACTGTATCAGGAGGCCGTGGAACGAGTTCTTAAGGGGGCATCCATTGCTTCAATTCTTACGTCGCCTGACTTTCTGCTGGAGTATGCGCATGACCAGTTCTGGCGGGTGCTCGTCAATCAGTCTCATGATTTCACTCGCACTGTCGCCGAAGATGCCATCGAGACGCTCATCGACTATCTGCCTCGCTACTCTGCAATCAAGAATGATGATCGAGGATTGCGGCAGAGGTCGATCTACTCCCTGCTACGACTCTTGGATCGCGCTGGCTGGGGGAGGACATCGGGTCGGCGTCTCCCGAATACAGCAGAAAATGTCATAGAGATTGCATGGCGGATCTTCGGTGAACATCCCTACGAAGGTAAAGGTATCCTTCAGCGCCTTGTCGGCAGCGATCGCGGAGTCCTCGGTTGGAACGATCTCATGATATTCAGGCTTCAATGCTCGGCAGATCGTCAAGGACAACTGTACAACCTGCATACAGCCCTCATCGTCCATCAGCATAGAGATGCAGCAACAGCTGGTTTGGTCAATGATCTCGCGTTGATGGGAATGAGAGGACTGTCTCAAGCGGTCTTCTCATTATTCAAACGAACCTATATTGATTCACAGCGAAATTTTCTTTCAGAAGTCAGCGATGCCCCAGCAGAAGCGTTTCTGGGCGAAGCTACGTCCCAAATCGGTCAGCAAGTTTTAATGGACGATCAATCAGAGCGAGATGCAGCTTCGCTTGCTCAGCGTGTTTCCTCGGTGCGCTCCGCCGTAAAGTCCTTTGTGATCTACCAGCTAAGCAATCCGCTGCCCCCGAGAGGATCAGGTGTTGGCTGCGGGTTTTACGACGAGTGTGGGGCAGGCGATGGTGGTGGCATTGCAAGGCTAATGAATGAGTACGTTTTTGGCGTTTGCTTCAACCCAGATTTCCACGAGGACAACGTCTTTTTATTTCTTGACCACTGCCTATCACATTTGAGTAACTCGTTCTTTTCTGGAGGGGAAGAAGAAGGATTCTTTGCCTCCAAGGCTGAACTTCCGGGAGGTCTTGATCCGAAGGTGATGGGACGGTATTGGAGTCAGCATCAGGAGCTCATTCGCCAACTAGTCCAGCACGTTGAAGCGCGGCATGTGATCACATCCAGCTACGTAGCTACTTATAGCGAAGATTTGGCTGGGGTTTTCGCCGAGCTCGACAAATTGGCCGACGAAGCAACTGCGGTTGGAAAAGAGTCCGGAAAACTTCTACAGACCCCGTCTTGA